The following nucleotide sequence is from Candidatus Thermoplasmatota archaeon.
GAGCACTTTTATGAGTTGCTGAGCTCTAAAGAGCAAGTTATAGATAAAATCAAATCTAAATTTCTAGCAAGCGGCTATGAGCTCGTTAGTTTAGAAGGTGCAAATATAGATTTAGCTGCAAAGAAAAGCAATAGAAGAATAATTGTTAAGTACTGTCGAGATTGCAGTTTAGAAGATGCTAAAAACATTAACGACGAGGCAGAAAGGTTGAGAGCAGATGTGTGCTTTGTAATTGTAAATAAAATTTCAAAAGAAGTTAAAAAATTTGCTCTTGGGAAGAAAATAGAGCTATTTGAGCTTGACGAGCTGGAAAATCTAGAGCTATGAAAAAACTACCGATCAGGTGCGAAAGCTTAGATAATTTGCTGGAAGGCGGTATAGAAGCTAGCGCAATAACTGAGTTCTATGGCGAAGCAGGTAGCGGAAAGACTAACGTTTGCCTACAGCTGGCAAGAAATTGTACTCAACTAGGTAAAAAAGTAATTTATATTGATACAGAAGGTGTGAGTATTGAAAGATTGAAACAGATATGCGGAGACCAATTCGAAAGTTTAAACAAGAGCATATTATTTTTCGAGCCTTATTCCCTTGAAGAGCAAGAGCAGATGGTAGATAAAGCTGTAAAGCTTGCAGAAAGTAGCGACGATATTGGCTTGATAATACTTGATTCTGCAACAATATTTTACAGATTCTTGCTTGGTAGCGGTAGGGAAGTTGAAATTATCCATATGCTTTCGCAGCAAGCTACTAAATTGCTCGGTGTAGCGAGAAAGAAAGGAATCCAAGTAGTTATTACAAATCAGGTTTATACAAATCTCGATACTAATGAGCTTGAGCCTATCGGCGGTCAGGCTCTAAAGCACACTGCGAAAACAATAATAAAATTCGAAAAACTGCAGAAAGGCAGAAGGAGAGCTTCGATCGTCAAGCACCG
It contains:
- the radB gene encoding DNA repair and recombination protein RadB; translation: MKKLPIRCESLDNLLEGGIEASAITEFYGEAGSGKTNVCLQLARNCTQLGKKVIYIDTEGVSIERLKQICGDQFESLNKSILFFEPYSLEEQEQMVDKAVKLAESSDDIGLIILDSATIFYRFLLGSGREVEIIHMLSQQATKLLGVARKKGIQVVITNQVYTNLDTNELEPIGGQALKHTAKTIIKFEKLQKGRRRASIVKHRAISDELSAEFVLTDKGVESVSALKKIFGK